A genome region from Frankineae bacterium MT45 includes the following:
- a CDS encoding LSU ribosomal protein L24P has protein sequence MKIKKGDTVVVIAGKDRGVKGKVLAANPETGKVIVEGVNRIKKHVAMSTTARGAKTGGIETIEAAIAASKVMVVDGDGNATRVGYRRDEDGRNVRVSRRSGKDLK, from the coding sequence ATGAAGATCAAGAAGGGCGACACCGTAGTGGTGATCGCTGGTAAAGACCGCGGCGTGAAGGGCAAGGTCCTGGCGGCCAACCCCGAGACGGGCAAGGTCATCGTCGAGGGCGTCAACCGCATCAAGAAGCACGTCGCGATGTCGACGACCGCCCGTGGCGCCAAGACCGGTGGCATCGAGACGATCGAAGCTGCGATCGCTGCAAGCAAGGTGATGGTCGTCGATGGCGACGGCAACGCGACCCGTGTGGGATACCGCCGCGATGAAGACGGACGCAACGTCCGCGTCTCGCGCCGGTCTGGAAAGGACCTGAAGTGA
- a CDS encoding LSU ribosomal protein L14P, with protein MIQQESRLRVADNTGAKEILCIRVMGGSGRRYAGIGDIIVATVKDALPGAGVKKGDVVKAVIVRTVKERRRPDGSYIRFDENAAVLIKADGEPRGTRIFGPVGRELRDKKFMKIISLAPEVL; from the coding sequence GTGATTCAGCAGGAGTCGCGACTTCGAGTCGCCGACAACACCGGTGCAAAGGAGATCCTCTGCATCCGCGTGATGGGTGGCTCGGGTCGGCGCTACGCCGGAATCGGAGACATCATCGTCGCCACCGTTAAGGACGCGCTGCCCGGTGCAGGCGTCAAGAAGGGCGACGTCGTCAAGGCGGTCATCGTCCGTACCGTTAAGGAACGGCGCCGTCCGGACGGCAGCTACATCCGCTTCGACGAGAACGCCGCCGTTCTCATCAAGGCCGATGGCGAGCCGCGTGGTACCCGAATCTTCGGCCCCGTTGGTCGCGAACTGCGTGACAAGAAGTTCATGAAGATCATTTCTCTCGCTCCTGAGGTGCTGTAA
- a CDS encoding SSU ribosomal protein S17P, giving the protein MTDKATEAAPARDTFRKTREGLVVSDKMDKTVVVAVEDRVKHPLYGKVIRRTNKLKAHDETNAVGIGDRVLLMETRPLSATKRWRVVEVIEKAK; this is encoded by the coding sequence ATGACCGACAAAGCAACGGAAGCCGCGCCCGCGCGCGACACCTTCCGCAAGACCCGCGAGGGCCTGGTCGTCAGCGACAAGATGGACAAGACCGTCGTGGTCGCTGTCGAGGACCGCGTCAAGCACCCCCTCTACGGCAAGGTCATCCGCCGCACGAACAAGCTCAAGGCGCACGACGAGACCAATGCCGTTGGCATCGGCGACCGCGTGCTGCTGATGGAGACCCGTCCGCTGTCGGCCACCAAGCGCTGGCGCGTCGTCGAGGTCATCGAGAAGGCCAAGTAA
- a CDS encoding LSU ribosomal protein L29P, whose protein sequence is MTSPSELRELHDDELKTRLHEAKEDLFKLRFQMATGQLDDNRRLRTVRHDIGRIYTILRERELGLSVAPAEAESAAK, encoded by the coding sequence ATGACCAGCCCCAGTGAGTTGCGGGAACTGCACGACGACGAACTGAAGACCCGTCTGCACGAAGCGAAGGAAGATCTCTTCAAGCTTCGCTTCCAGATGGCGACGGGACAGCTCGATGACAACCGTCGCCTGCGCACCGTCCGTCACGACATCGGCCGGATCTATACGATCCTGCGCGAGCGTGAGCTCGGCCTCTCGGTCGCTCCGGCCGAGGCTGAGTCGGCGGCCAAGTAG
- a CDS encoding LSU ribosomal protein L16P has product MLIPRRVKHRKQHHPTRRGQASGGTRVTFGEYGIQALEPAYVTNRQIESARIAINRHIRRGGKVWINIYPDRPLTKKPAETRMGSGKGSPEWWIANVKPGRVLFELTYPNEATAREALTRAIHKLPMKCRIVKREAGDI; this is encoded by the coding sequence ATGCTCATCCCACGGCGCGTCAAGCACCGCAAGCAGCACCACCCGACCCGGCGCGGCCAGGCCTCGGGCGGCACCCGAGTGACGTTCGGTGAGTACGGCATCCAGGCTCTCGAGCCGGCCTACGTCACCAACCGCCAGATCGAGTCCGCTCGTATCGCCATCAACCGGCACATCCGCCGTGGTGGCAAGGTCTGGATCAACATCTACCCGGACCGCCCGCTGACCAAGAAGCCGGCCGAAACCCGCATGGGTTCCGGTAAGGGTTCCCCGGAGTGGTGGATCGCCAACGTCAAGCCCGGACGCGTGCTGTTCGAGCTGACCTACCCCAACGAGGCCACCGCCCGCGAGGCGCTGACCCGTGCCATCCACAAGCTGCCGATGAAGTGCCGCATTGTGAAGCGTGAAGCAGGTGACATCTAA
- a CDS encoding SSU ribosomal protein S3P yields MGQKVNPNGFRLGISTDFKSRWFADKQYAAYVKEDVQIRKLMSTGMERAGIAKVEIERTRDRVRVDIHTARPGIVIGRRGAEADRIRGQLEKLTGKQVQLNILEVKNPEGDAQLVAQGVAEQLSNRVSFRRAMRKSMQSALKSPGVQGIRVQCSGRLGGAEMSRSEFYREGRVPLHTLRANIDYGFYEARTTFGRIGVKVWLYKGEVPTGSRTEREAAVAAEALRQRRDRPASSSRPRRSGSQGTTGVSTEAGRAASEGPTTAAPVEDAVVETPAIDTGVAEVPGASTAVVETVAGSDVSAADIATAMATDSTETES; encoded by the coding sequence ATGGGTCAGAAGGTTAACCCGAACGGGTTCCGCCTCGGCATCAGCACCGACTTCAAGTCGCGCTGGTTCGCCGACAAGCAGTACGCGGCCTACGTCAAAGAAGACGTCCAGATCCGCAAGCTGATGAGCACCGGCATGGAGCGCGCCGGCATCGCCAAGGTCGAGATCGAGCGCACCCGTGACCGCGTCCGCGTGGATATCCACACAGCTCGCCCGGGCATCGTCATCGGCCGCCGCGGCGCCGAGGCCGACCGCATTCGCGGCCAGCTCGAGAAGCTCACCGGCAAGCAGGTCCAGCTGAACATCCTCGAGGTGAAGAACCCCGAGGGTGACGCCCAGCTGGTGGCTCAGGGTGTCGCCGAGCAGCTCTCGAACCGCGTGAGTTTCCGCCGCGCGATGCGCAAGAGCATGCAGTCGGCGCTGAAGAGCCCGGGCGTGCAGGGTATCCGCGTGCAGTGCTCGGGGCGCCTGGGTGGCGCCGAGATGAGCCGGTCGGAGTTCTACCGCGAGGGTCGCGTGCCGCTGCACACCCTGCGCGCGAACATCGACTACGGCTTCTACGAGGCTCGCACCACCTTCGGCCGTATCGGCGTCAAGGTCTGGCTCTACAAGGGCGAGGTCCCGACCGGTTCGCGCACCGAGCGTGAGGCTGCAGTCGCCGCCGAGGCGCTGCGTCAGCGTCGTGACCGCCCGGCCTCCAGCAGCCGTCCGCGCCGCTCCGGCTCGCAGGGCACTACCGGTGTCTCCACCGAGGCCGGTCGCGCCGCCTCCGAAGGCCCGACCACGGCCGCCCCGGTCGAGGACGCGGTCGTCGAGACCCCGGCCATCGACACCGGTGTCGCCGAGGTTCCCGGCGCCTCCACCGCCGTCGTCGAGACGGTTGCGGGCAGCGACGTGTCGGCCGCCGACATCGCCACCGCAATGGCAACAGACAGCACAGAGACGGAGAGCTGA
- a CDS encoding large subunit ribosomal protein L22, producing the protein MVANPETDEVRTAIARATNVRVTPMKARRVIDLIRNMPADQALSVLKFAPQAASEPVAKVLASAVANAEHNFQLDPDTLFVSRAFVDEGPTLKRFRPRAQGRAFRIRKRTSHITIEVESIATAPKAAQKGRTR; encoded by the coding sequence ATGGTTGCCAACCCTGAAACGGACGAAGTTCGTACCGCCATCGCGCGTGCGACGAACGTCCGGGTCACGCCGATGAAGGCGCGCCGCGTCATCGACCTCATCCGCAACATGCCTGCCGACCAGGCACTGTCGGTGCTGAAGTTCGCACCGCAGGCTGCGAGTGAGCCGGTGGCCAAGGTGCTCGCCAGCGCCGTCGCCAACGCCGAGCACAACTTCCAGCTCGACCCGGACACGCTCTTCGTTTCGCGTGCCTTCGTCGACGAGGGACCGACGCTCAAGCGTTTCCGTCCGCGTGCTCAGGGCCGGGCCTTCCGTATCCGCAAGCGCACGAGCCACATCACCATCGAGGTCGAGTCGATTGCGACCGCCCCGAAGGCTGCACAGAAGGGACGGACCCGATAA
- a CDS encoding SSU ribosomal protein S19P, with the protein MPRSLKKGPFVDDHLLKKVDAQNDKGTKIVIKTWSRRSTIIPDMLGHTIAVHDGRKHVPVFVTEGMVGHKLGEFALTRTFRGHIKDDRRSRRG; encoded by the coding sequence ATGCCACGCAGTTTGAAGAAGGGTCCGTTCGTCGACGACCACCTCCTGAAGAAGGTCGACGCTCAGAACGACAAGGGCACCAAGATCGTCATCAAGACGTGGTCGCGGCGCTCGACGATCATCCCCGACATGCTCGGACACACGATCGCCGTTCACGACGGTCGCAAGCACGTTCCGGTCTTCGTCACCGAAGGCATGGTCGGCCACAAGCTGGGCGAGTTCGCGCTCACCCGCACCTTCCGTGGCCACATCAAAGACGACCGTCGCTCCCGGCGCGGCTGA
- a CDS encoding LSU ribosomal protein L2P → MGIRKYKPTTPGRRGSSVADFVELTRTTPEKSLVRPLHNKGGRNNTGRITTRHQGGGHKRAYRVIDFRRHDKDGVPAVVAEIEYDPNRTARIALLHYADGEKRYIIAPRLLKQGDRIENGPGADIKPGNALPLRNIPTGTVVHNVELRPGGGAKIARSAGSSIQLVAKDGPYAQLRLPSGEIRNVDLRCRATVGEVGNAEQSNINWGKAGRMRWKGKRPTVRGVAMNPVDHPHGGGEGKTSGGRHPVNPAGKPEGRTRRANKASDKMIVRRRKTNKKR, encoded by the coding sequence ATGGGAATTCGCAAATACAAGCCGACTACGCCGGGCCGGCGTGGCTCGTCGGTCGCCGACTTCGTCGAGCTCACCCGCACGACGCCGGAGAAGTCGCTGGTTCGTCCGCTGCACAACAAGGGCGGTCGTAACAACACCGGCCGGATCACCACCCGTCACCAGGGTGGTGGCCACAAGCGCGCCTACCGCGTCATCGACTTCCGTCGCCACGACAAGGACGGCGTCCCCGCGGTCGTAGCCGAGATCGAGTACGACCCGAACCGCACCGCGCGGATCGCGCTGCTGCACTACGCCGATGGCGAGAAGCGCTACATCATCGCGCCGCGTCTACTCAAGCAGGGTGACCGCATCGAGAACGGCCCGGGCGCCGACATCAAGCCCGGAAACGCTCTCCCGCTGCGCAACATCCCGACCGGTACGGTCGTGCACAACGTGGAGCTGCGTCCGGGCGGCGGGGCGAAGATCGCCCGCTCGGCCGGTTCGAGCATCCAGCTCGTCGCCAAGGACGGACCGTACGCCCAGCTGCGCCTGCCCTCCGGCGAGATCCGCAACGTCGACCTGCGCTGCCGCGCCACGGTCGGCGAGGTTGGCAACGCCGAGCAGAGCAACATCAACTGGGGTAAGGCCGGCCGTATGCGCTGGAAGGGCAAGCGCCCGACCGTCCGCGGTGTCGCCATGAACCCGGTTGACCACCCGCACGGTGGTGGCGAGGGCAAGACGTCCGGTGGACGTCACCCGGTTAACCCGGCCGGTAAGCCCGAGGGTCGCACCCGCCGCGCCAACAAGGCCAGCGACAAGATGATCGTCCGCCGTCGCAAGACGAACAAGAAGCGTTAA
- a CDS encoding LSU ribosomal protein L23P: MFDSPHDVLLAPVISEKSYGLLDDNKYTFEVHPDANKTQIKIAIEKVFNVKVTDVNTLNRQGKRKRTRAGYGQRKSVKRAIVTLRDGDRIDVFGAPA, translated from the coding sequence ATGTTTGACAGCCCGCACGATGTTCTGCTCGCTCCGGTGATCTCGGAGAAGAGCTACGGCCTCCTGGACGACAACAAGTACACGTTCGAAGTCCACCCGGATGCCAACAAGACTCAGATCAAGATCGCCATCGAGAAGGTCTTCAACGTCAAGGTCACCGACGTGAACACCCTCAACCGCCAGGGCAAGCGCAAGCGCACCCGGGCCGGCTACGGACAGCGCAAGAGCGTCAAGCGCGCCATCGTCACCCTGCGTGACGGTGACCGCATCGACGTCTTCGGCGCACCGGCGTAA
- a CDS encoding large subunit ribosomal protein L4 — protein MTATLTVLNPADAKAKTGTVELPAEIFDVPTNIPLIHQVVVAQLAAARQGTHATKTRAEVRGGGKKPYRQKGTGRARQGSTRAPQFVGGGVVHGPQPRSYAQRTPKKMIAGALRCALSDRARNDRIHVVTSLVGGDTPSTKTATSSLASVSSARNILVVAERNDDATWLSLRNHHAVHILEPGQLNTYDVLISDDIVFTEQALATFIAGPAKGKSAKGAASSLEVDAAIDETKVDVETKAEPKAPKAAKKTAKADTAEATEAVEAKAKPAKKAAAKKAAAKTDESATASADAVTEEEA, from the coding sequence ATGACTGCGACTCTCACTGTTCTCAACCCGGCTGACGCCAAGGCCAAGACCGGCACCGTCGAGCTGCCGGCCGAGATCTTCGATGTTCCGACGAACATCCCGCTGATCCACCAGGTCGTCGTGGCCCAGCTGGCCGCGGCCCGCCAGGGCACGCACGCCACCAAGACCCGCGCCGAGGTGCGCGGTGGTGGCAAGAAGCCGTATCGCCAGAAGGGCACCGGCCGCGCCCGCCAGGGTTCCACCCGCGCGCCGCAGTTCGTCGGTGGTGGCGTCGTGCACGGCCCGCAGCCGCGCTCCTACGCCCAGCGGACCCCGAAGAAGATGATCGCCGGCGCCCTGCGCTGCGCACTGTCGGACCGGGCCCGCAACGACCGCATCCACGTGGTCACCTCGCTCGTCGGCGGGGACACCCCGTCCACGAAGACCGCGACCAGCTCGCTCGCCTCGGTCTCCAGCGCCCGCAACATCCTCGTCGTCGCCGAGCGCAACGACGATGCGACGTGGCTGAGCCTGCGTAACCACCACGCGGTGCACATCCTCGAGCCGGGTCAGCTCAACACCTACGACGTGCTGATCAGCGACGACATCGTCTTCACCGAGCAGGCGCTGGCCACGTTCATCGCAGGCCCCGCCAAGGGCAAGTCGGCCAAGGGTGCTGCTAGCAGCCTTGAGGTTGACGCCGCGATCGACGAGACGAAGGTCGACGTCGAGACCAAGGCCGAGCCGAAGGCGCCGAAGGCCGCCAAGAAGACGGCCAAGGCCGACACCGCGGAGGCCACCGAGGCTGTCGAGGCCAAGGCCAAGCCGGCGAAGAAGGCGGCCGCCAAGAAGGCAGCGGCCAAGACGGACGAGTCTGCAACCGCCTCGGCCGACGCCGTTACCGAAGAGGAAGCCTGA
- a CDS encoding LSU ribosomal protein L3P, producing the protein MAKQLQGILGEKLGMTQVFDENNRVVPVTVVKAGPCVVTQIRTEEKDGYSAVQLAYGAIDPRKVTKPVAGHYKAANVTPRRHLVELRTETLDGYEVGQEIGADVFADGASVDVTGTTKGKGTAGVMKRHGFHGLGAGHGTHRKHRAPGSIGACATPGRVFKGLRMAGRMGHEQQTTQSLTVYKVDAERGLLLIKGAVPGPKGGLVLVRSAVKGA; encoded by the coding sequence ATGGCTAAGCAATTGCAGGGGATCCTGGGCGAAAAGCTCGGCATGACCCAAGTCTTCGACGAGAACAACCGGGTCGTCCCGGTCACCGTCGTGAAGGCGGGTCCGTGCGTCGTCACCCAGATCCGCACCGAGGAGAAGGACGGCTACAGCGCCGTCCAGCTCGCCTACGGCGCCATCGACCCGCGCAAGGTGACCAAGCCGGTCGCCGGGCACTACAAGGCCGCCAACGTGACGCCCCGCCGTCACCTGGTCGAGCTGCGCACCGAGACCCTTGACGGGTACGAGGTCGGACAGGAGATCGGCGCGGACGTCTTCGCCGACGGCGCTTCGGTCGACGTCACCGGCACCACCAAGGGCAAGGGAACCGCGGGTGTCATGAAGCGCCACGGCTTCCACGGCCTCGGTGCCGGTCACGGCACGCACCGCAAGCACCGTGCCCCCGGTTCGATCGGTGCCTGTGCCACGCCTGGTCGTGTCTTCAAGGGTCTGCGCATGGCCGGCCGGATGGGCCACGAGCAGCAGACGACGCAGAGCCTGACCGTCTACAAGGTGGACGCCGAGCGCGGTCTCCTGCTCATCAAGGGCGCTGTCCCCGGTCCCAAGGGCGGTCTCGTCCTGGTTCGTTCCGCAGTGAAGGGAGCCTGA
- a CDS encoding SSU ribosomal protein S10P, translated as MAGQKIRIRLKAYDHEAIDASARRIVETVTRTGARVVGPVPLPTEKNIYCVIRSPHKYKDSREHFEMRTHKRLIDILDPTPKTVDALMRIDLPASVDVNIQ; from the coding sequence ATGGCGGGACAGAAGATCCGCATTCGGCTCAAGGCCTACGACCACGAGGCAATCGACGCCAGCGCGCGCCGCATTGTCGAGACGGTCACCCGCACGGGTGCCCGGGTTGTCGGACCGGTGCCGTTGCCGACCGAGAAGAACATCTACTGCGTCATCCGGTCGCCGCACAAGTACAAGGACAGCCGCGAGCACTTCGAGATGCGCACCCACAAGCGGCTCATCGACATTCTGGACCCGACGCCGAAGACGGTGGACGCGCTCATGCGCATCGATCTGCCGGCCAGCGTCGACGTCAATATTCAGTAA
- a CDS encoding translation elongation factor 1A (EF-1A/EF-Tu) produces MAKAKFERTKPHVNIGTIGHIDHGKTTLTAAISRTLHDKYPALNPNTEAFDQIDKAPEERQRGITISIAHIEYQTEKRHYAHVDCPGHADYIKNMITGAAQMDGAILVVAATDGPMPQTKEHVLLARQVGVPYIVVALNKADMVDDEEILELVELEVRELLNANDFAGDDAPIVRVSALKALEGDATWAEAVLKLMDAVDEYIPQPVRETEKPFLMPVEDVFTITGRGTVVTGRIERGVLKVNETVDIVGIRPDKQTTTVTGIEMFRKLLDEGQAGENVGLLLRGIKREDVERGQVVIKPGTTTPHTDFEGTVYILSKDEGGRHTPFFNNYRPQFYFRTTDVTGVVTLPEGTEMVMPGDTVDMSVVLIQPIAMEDGLRFAIREGGRTVGAGRVTKIIK; encoded by the coding sequence GTGGCGAAGGCCAAGTTCGAGCGCACCAAGCCCCACGTCAACATCGGCACCATCGGTCACATCGACCATGGCAAGACCACGCTGACGGCGGCTATCTCGCGCACCCTGCACGACAAGTACCCGGCCCTCAACCCGAACACCGAGGCGTTCGACCAGATCGACAAGGCGCCGGAAGAGCGCCAGCGTGGTATCACGATCTCGATCGCTCACATCGAGTACCAGACCGAGAAGCGCCACTACGCGCACGTCGACTGCCCGGGTCACGCTGACTACATCAAGAACATGATCACCGGTGCTGCTCAGATGGACGGCGCGATCCTCGTCGTCGCCGCCACCGACGGCCCGATGCCGCAGACCAAGGAGCACGTGCTCCTGGCCCGCCAGGTCGGCGTTCCTTACATCGTCGTCGCGCTGAACAAGGCCGACATGGTCGATGACGAGGAGATCCTGGAGCTCGTCGAGCTCGAGGTCCGCGAGCTGCTCAACGCCAACGACTTCGCCGGCGACGACGCCCCGATCGTTCGCGTCTCGGCGCTGAAGGCCCTCGAGGGCGACGCCACCTGGGCCGAGGCCGTCCTGAAGCTCATGGACGCCGTTGACGAGTACATCCCGCAGCCGGTCCGTGAGACCGAGAAGCCGTTCCTCATGCCCGTCGAGGATGTCTTCACCATCACCGGTCGCGGAACGGTCGTCACCGGCCGCATCGAGCGTGGTGTCCTGAAGGTCAACGAGACGGTCGACATCGTCGGTATCCGTCCGGACAAGCAGACCACCACGGTCACCGGCATCGAGATGTTCCGCAAGCTGCTCGACGAGGGTCAGGCCGGCGAGAACGTCGGACTGCTCCTGCGTGGCATCAAGCGCGAGGACGTCGAGCGTGGCCAGGTTGTCATCAAGCCGGGCACGACCACCCCGCACACCGACTTCGAGGGCACCGTCTACATCCTCTCGAAGGATGAGGGTGGCCGTCACACGCCGTTCTTCAACAACTACCGTCCCCAGTTCTACTTCCGCACCACGGACGTGACCGGTGTCGTTACCCTCCCCGAGGGCACCGAGATGGTCATGCCGGGTGACACGGTTGACATGTCGGTCGTGCTGATTCAGCCGATCGCCATGGAGGACGGTCTCCGCTTCGCGATCCGTGAAGGTGGCCGCACCGTCGGCGCCGGTCGAGTCACGAAGATCATCAAGTAA
- a CDS encoding translation elongation factor 2 (EF-2/EF-G) codes for MANNAELAKTRNIGIMAHIDAGKTTTTERILFYTGINYKIGEVHDGAATMDWMEQEQERGITITSAATKCEWKGHAINIIDTPGHVDFTVEVERSLRVLDGAVAVYDGVAGVEPQTETVWRQADKYNVPRMCFVNKLDRTGADFYRCVQMMKDRLNANVAVLQIPIGNEGDFLGVVDLVEMRALTWRGETKLGEDFAVEEIPAELADDAAQWRETLLETMSDVDDEIAEAFLSDEEISVETLKAAIRRATLADKINPVLTGSAFKNKGVQPMLDAVIDYLPSPLDVDHVTGTLQDGETPAERKTDESEPLSALAFKIATDPHLGKLTFVRIYSGVLDNGSQVLNSTKDRKERIGKIYQMHANKREELPRAGAGDIIAVAGLKQTTTGDTLSDPNKPIVLESMTFPAPVISVAIEPKTKSDQEKLGTAIQKLAEEDPTFQVKNDEETGQTIIAGMGELHLEILVDRMRREFKVEANVGKPQVAYRETIRKTVEREDLTYKKQTGGSGQFAKVQIMLEPLEMTSDGPTYEFVNAVTGGRIPKEYIPSVDQGAQEAMQYGILAGYPLVGVKLTLTDGGYHDVDSSEMAFKIAGSMIFKAAARKANPVLLEPMMAVEVTTPEENMGDVIGDLNSRRGQIQAMEERSGVRVVKALVPLSEMFGYVGDLRSKTQGRASYSMQFDSYAEVPSNVSKEIIAKVNGE; via the coding sequence ATGGCTAACAACGCCGAGCTCGCCAAGACCCGAAACATCGGGATCATGGCGCATATCGACGCGGGTAAGACCACGACGACCGAACGCATCCTCTTCTACACCGGTATCAACTACAAGATCGGTGAGGTCCACGACGGCGCTGCCACGATGGACTGGATGGAGCAGGAGCAGGAACGCGGCATCACCATCACCTCCGCAGCGACGAAGTGTGAGTGGAAGGGCCACGCGATCAACATCATCGACACGCCCGGCCACGTCGACTTCACCGTCGAGGTCGAGCGTTCGCTGCGTGTCCTCGACGGTGCCGTCGCGGTCTACGACGGTGTCGCCGGTGTCGAGCCGCAGACCGAGACGGTGTGGCGTCAGGCCGACAAGTACAACGTCCCGCGTATGTGCTTCGTCAACAAGCTTGACCGCACCGGAGCGGACTTCTACCGCTGCGTCCAGATGATGAAGGACCGCCTCAACGCCAACGTCGCGGTGCTGCAGATTCCGATCGGCAACGAGGGTGACTTCCTCGGGGTCGTCGACCTCGTCGAGATGCGCGCCCTCACCTGGCGCGGCGAGACGAAGCTCGGCGAAGACTTCGCGGTCGAGGAGATCCCGGCTGAGCTGGCCGACGACGCCGCGCAGTGGCGCGAGACGCTGCTCGAGACGATGTCCGACGTCGACGACGAGATCGCCGAGGCGTTCCTCAGCGACGAGGAGATCAGCGTCGAGACGCTGAAGGCGGCCATCCGTCGCGCCACGCTGGCCGACAAGATCAACCCGGTTCTCACCGGTTCGGCCTTCAAGAACAAGGGCGTTCAGCCCATGCTCGACGCGGTCATCGACTACCTGCCCTCGCCGCTGGACGTCGACCACGTCACCGGCACCCTGCAGGACGGCGAGACGCCGGCCGAGCGCAAGACCGACGAGTCCGAGCCGCTGTCGGCGCTGGCCTTCAAGATCGCCACCGACCCGCACCTCGGCAAGCTGACGTTCGTGCGCATCTACTCCGGTGTCCTCGACAACGGCAGCCAGGTCCTGAACTCCACCAAGGACCGCAAGGAGCGCATCGGCAAGATCTACCAGATGCACGCCAACAAGCGTGAGGAACTGCCCCGCGCCGGCGCCGGTGACATCATCGCCGTGGCCGGTCTCAAGCAGACCACCACTGGTGACACGCTGAGCGACCCGAACAAGCCGATCGTGCTCGAGTCCATGACGTTCCCGGCCCCGGTCATCTCGGTGGCCATCGAGCCGAAGACGAAGAGCGACCAGGAGAAGCTGGGTACGGCCATCCAGAAGCTGGCCGAAGAAGACCCGACCTTCCAGGTCAAGAACGACGAAGAGACCGGCCAGACGATCATCGCGGGTATGGGGGAGCTCCACCTGGAGATCCTCGTCGACCGCATGCGTCGTGAGTTCAAGGTCGAGGCGAACGTCGGTAAGCCGCAGGTGGCCTACCGCGAGACGATTCGCAAGACGGTCGAGCGCGAAGACCTCACCTACAAGAAGCAGACCGGTGGTTCAGGTCAGTTCGCCAAGGTGCAGATCATGCTCGAGCCGCTGGAGATGACCAGCGACGGCCCGACGTACGAGTTCGTCAACGCCGTCACCGGTGGTCGTATCCCGAAGGAGTACATCCCTTCGGTCGACCAGGGCGCTCAGGAGGCCATGCAGTACGGCATCCTCGCCGGCTACCCGCTGGTCGGTGTCAAGCTGACGCTGACCGACGGTGGCTACCACGACGTCGACTCCTCGGAGATGGCGTTCAAGATCGCTGGCTCGATGATCTTCAAGGCGGCGGCACGCAAGGCCAACCCGGTTCTCCTCGAGCCGATGATGGCGGTCGAGGTGACGACGCCCGAAGAGAACATGGGCGACGTCATCGGCGACCTGAACTCCCGCCGCGGCCAGATCCAGGCCATGGAGGAGCGCAGTGGGGTCCGCGTCGTCAAGGCGTTGGTCCCGCTGTCAGAGATGTTTGGCTACGTCGGCGACCTGCGTTCCAAGACGCAGGGACGGGCGAGCTACTCGATGCAGTTCGACTCGTACGCGGAGGTTCCGTCCAACGTGTCGAAGGAAATCATCGCCAAGGTCAATGGTGAATAG
- a CDS encoding SSU ribosomal protein S7P, whose translation MPRKGPAPKRPLVIDPVYQSPLVTQLVNKILVDGKRSVAETIVYGALEGAREKSGTDPVVTLKRALDNVKPTLEVRSRRVGGATYQVPVEVKAGRSTTLALRWLVGYSRARREKTMTERLMNELLDASNGLGASVKRREDTHKMAESNKAFAHYRW comes from the coding sequence ATGCCTCGCAAGGGTCCCGCACCTAAGCGCCCGCTCGTCATCGACCCGGTGTACCAGTCGCCCCTGGTGACGCAGCTGGTCAACAAGATCCTCGTCGACGGCAAGCGTTCGGTCGCTGAGACGATCGTCTACGGCGCCCTGGAGGGTGCTCGCGAGAAGAGCGGCACCGACCCGGTGGTCACGCTCAAGCGCGCTCTCGACAACGTCAAGCCGACCCTCGAGGTCCGCAGCCGTCGCGTCGGTGGCGCTACGTACCAGGTCCCGGTCGAGGTCAAGGCTGGTCGCAGCACCACCCTGGCCCTGCGCTGGCTGGTCGGTTACTCCCGCGCCCGTCGTGAGAAGACCATGACCGAGCGCCTGATGAACGAGCTCCTCGACGCCAGCAACGGCCTCGGAGCAAGCGTCAAGCGTCGCGAAGACACCCACAAGATGGCCGAATCCAACAAGGCATTCGCGCACTACCGCTGGTAG